One region of Syntrophales bacterium genomic DNA includes:
- a CDS encoding UbiA family prenyltransferase, whose translation MEKSGRSVRTVDARQSLLILIKTSRPPLWIALPLVFCMGLAYGREGLTDPSFQFTPLLLAQMFFLSFPFCFFTFGLNDIYDEASDRANPRKGGIGGVRLEPAYHGLVKKTARAVGVLFLCVSAATLNPLNILFSTALLVLAYTYSAPPWRLKTRPPLDVASAGILGFLAPFALGFSFVDDALALPGQAYYFTLCVMGFHAFSTIMDHDVDKAAGDRTFAVACGKRAAALFPAAIFLCGIFMVREWYVAMLFAGCLALSLLVAAFPSEKMAKHSFHAMFLGAVAAVAAWIALQVFR comes from the coding sequence ATGGAGAAATCCGGCCGGTCTGTTCGGACAGTTGATGCGCGGCAGTCACTCCTTATCCTGATAAAAACCAGCCGCCCGCCCCTCTGGATCGCCTTGCCCCTGGTGTTCTGCATGGGCCTTGCCTACGGGAGGGAGGGGCTCACTGATCCCTCCTTCCAGTTCACGCCCCTGCTGCTGGCGCAGATGTTTTTCCTGTCCTTCCCGTTCTGTTTCTTCACCTTCGGGTTGAATGACATCTACGATGAAGCCTCGGACAGGGCAAACCCCCGGAAAGGGGGGATCGGGGGAGTACGGCTGGAGCCCGCGTATCACGGGCTGGTAAAGAAAACTGCCCGGGCGGTGGGGGTTCTCTTCCTCTGTGTGTCGGCGGCCACCCTGAATCCCTTGAATATCCTGTTCTCCACGGCGCTGCTTGTCCTCGCCTACACCTACTCGGCGCCTCCCTGGCGCCTGAAGACCAGGCCCCCTCTCGACGTGGCGTCCGCAGGCATCCTGGGCTTCCTGGCCCCCTTTGCACTGGGCTTCAGCTTCGTGGATGATGCCCTGGCGCTTCCCGGACAGGCATACTATTTTACCCTCTGCGTCATGGGGTTTCATGCCTTCAGCACCATCATGGATCATGACGTCGACAAGGCCGCAGGCGACAGAACCTTCGCCGTGGCCTGCGGTAAACGGGCCGCCGCGCTGTTTCCGGCCGCCATATTCCTGTGCGGAATCTTCATGGTGAGGGAGTGGTACGTCGCGATGCTTTTCGCGGGCTGCCTTGCCCTGTCACTGCTTGTGGCCGCCTTTCCTTCGGAGAAAATGGCAAAGCATTCATTTCATGCCATGTTTCTCGGCGCGGTGGCCGCGGTCGCCGCCTGGATCGCTTTACAGGTCTTTCGATGA
- the tadA gene encoding Flp pilus assembly complex ATPase component TadA — MKKFSRMVQGGVVQGVTDLHITGGHPVVYRRHGKIAFDKKNSFSHAEVDGLIHGLLTAKQEEELRNKWSIDFATTISRVRLRVNIFRTTRGLSMAVRLLPGFIPTIEELNLYPGLKNICRLSEGLILICGPTGCGKTTTIASLINEINKTRGLHVITLEDPIEYRFASEQSFIQQRELDTHVQSFEQGLIDVLREDPNVIVVGELREPETIRLALNAAESGHLVIATLHATNVEDAIYRICNSFSLSVQEFVRFQLSSALAYVVVQQLVFMERIGFSVPVLSIMSATTAVKGSIRENKIHQLENVLHMSRSEGMFSRQRYVEEYLDGVKKFFPPSAIFKPTPESDPDRYFDLAAFDRRHVPRPQPQPGAEVAKAPKGKAGGVVVPADSGADWTPAIDYHESEKDGGEGTYKIDAGEDLADVLKDLTGNES; from the coding sequence ATGAAAAAATTCAGCAGGATGGTGCAAGGAGGGGTCGTTCAGGGCGTGACGGACCTGCACATTACAGGGGGACATCCCGTGGTGTACCGCCGGCACGGCAAAATCGCCTTCGACAAGAAAAACTCCTTCAGTCACGCCGAGGTTGACGGCCTGATTCACGGGCTGCTTACGGCGAAGCAGGAGGAAGAGCTGAGAAACAAGTGGTCCATCGACTTTGCCACCACGATCAGCAGGGTCAGGCTGCGCGTCAATATTTTCAGGACAACCCGGGGGTTGAGCATGGCCGTGCGTCTTCTCCCCGGTTTCATCCCCACCATCGAGGAGTTGAACCTGTACCCCGGTCTGAAGAATATCTGCCGGCTCTCGGAAGGACTGATCCTGATCTGCGGGCCTACCGGGTGCGGCAAAACCACGACCATAGCCTCCCTGATCAACGAGATCAACAAGACCAGGGGCCTTCACGTGATCACCCTTGAAGATCCCATCGAGTATCGGTTCGCCTCGGAACAGTCCTTTATCCAGCAGCGGGAACTCGACACCCATGTCCAGTCTTTCGAGCAGGGCCTGATCGACGTACTGCGGGAAGACCCCAACGTCATCGTCGTAGGCGAGCTGCGGGAGCCGGAAACGATCCGCCTGGCCCTGAATGCCGCCGAGTCGGGCCACCTGGTCATCGCCACCCTGCACGCCACCAACGTCGAGGACGCCATTTACCGGATCTGTAACTCCTTCAGCCTGAGCGTCCAGGAATTCGTGCGGTTCCAGTTGTCTTCGGCCCTGGCCTACGTGGTGGTCCAGCAACTGGTGTTTATGGAACGGATCGGCTTCAGTGTGCCGGTGCTGTCAATCATGTCCGCGACGACGGCTGTCAAAGGCAGCATCCGGGAAAACAAGATACACCAGCTTGAAAATGTTCTGCACATGAGCCGGAGCGAAGGCATGTTCTCCCGCCAGAGATACGTCGAGGAATACCTCGACGGGGTGAAGAAGTTTTTCCCTCCCAGCGCGATATTCAAACCCACCCCGGAATCCGATCCCGACCGGTATTTTGATCTTGCCGCCTTTGACCGGCGGCACGTTCCCCGGCCGCAGCCGCAACCCGGCGCGGAAGTCGCCAAAGCCCCCAAGGGGAAAGCCGGCGGGGTCGTTGTTCCCGCAGACTCCGGCGCGGACTGGACCCCCGCCATCGACTACCACGAATCGGAGAAAGACGGCGGGGAAGGAACGTACAAGATCGACGCCGGTGAAGACCTCGCCGATGTCCTGAAGGACCTCACCGGGAATGAGAGCTGA
- a CDS encoding glycosyltransferase family 2 protein: MPEISVIIPACREEAVIGSVVATVRAVLDGAGRSHEIIVVDDGSGDGTADAARDAGARVISHPYNIGNGAAVKTGIRHAAGEIIVTMDGDGQHDPHDIPRLLEPLGRYDMVVAARTSDSESSFHRRLANAFYNLFASYICKRPIKDLTSGFRAIQGDIARGFVSLLPNTFSYPTTITMAMVRAGHSLAYVPIEARRRVGNSKIKLVRDGSRFLLIIVKIATLYSPLRIFLPVSAIMFLTGVGYGLFRIVFMGGRYGPTSAMLITMSVVVFMVGLVSEQITQLRYDRSAGRE; encoded by the coding sequence ATGCCTGAGATCAGCGTTATCATACCCGCCTGCCGCGAGGAAGCGGTGATCGGCTCCGTCGTCGCAACGGTCCGGGCCGTCCTCGACGGCGCAGGCAGGTCCCATGAAATCATCGTCGTCGATGACGGTTCCGGCGATGGAACGGCCGATGCCGCCCGCGACGCGGGTGCCCGGGTCATCTCCCACCCCTATAACATCGGAAACGGTGCCGCCGTGAAAACGGGCATCCGCCACGCCGCGGGGGAAATCATCGTCACCATGGACGGTGACGGCCAGCATGATCCCCACGACATACCACGGCTGCTCGAGCCGCTCGGCCGTTACGACATGGTCGTCGCTGCCCGTACAAGCGATTCGGAGTCGTCATTCCACCGCCGCCTGGCAAACGCGTTTTATAACCTCTTCGCGTCATACATATGCAAGCGACCGATCAAGGACCTGACCTCGGGATTCAGGGCCATACAAGGCGATATAGCCCGCGGCTTCGTTTCCCTCCTCCCCAACACATTCTCATACCCTACGACCATCACCATGGCCATGGTCAGGGCGGGGCACAGCCTCGCCTACGTTCCCATCGAGGCACGCCGCCGCGTGGGAAACAGTAAAATCAAACTGGTCCGGGACGGGTCCCGCTTTCTGCTCATCATCGTCAAGATCGCCACCCTCTACTCGCCTCTGCGCATATTCCTCCCCGTAAGCGCCATCATGTTCCTCACCGGTGTGGGATACGGCCTCTTCAGGATCGTCTTCATGGGAGGCCGTTACGGTCCGACGTCGGCCATGCTTATCACCATGTCCGTCGTCGTCTTCATGGTGGGCCTCGTCTCCGAGCAGATCACCCAACTCCGCTACGACCGAAGCGCGGGCAGAGAGTGA